Proteins encoded within one genomic window of Deltaproteobacteria bacterium:
- the pheS gene encoding phenylalanine--tRNA ligase subunit alpha, which produces MPSAASELAEILREAEPVLADARTPQELVELRARFLGKKGSVSGVLRTLGSLAPEERAALGAAANAAKARIEAWADAREAQLRGAQQAAALAQHRLDVTLPSAGAPRGHMHPVSRIELEMQRFFAGLGYSLEDGPEVETDWNNFGALNFPEDHPARDTQDTFFVDGGHLLRTQTSNVQIRGMTGRKPPFRLITTGRVYRHDLDATHYPMFHQIEGICVGPNVTFGDLKGTLYAFARHVFGANTELRFRAHFFPFTEPSAEMDFRWGDRWLEWGGCGMIHPTVLRNCGIDPDQHQGFAFGMGFDRVAMDRFGIPNIQLMFDGDVRVLEQF; this is translated from the coding sequence TCGAGCTGCGCGCGCGCTTCCTCGGCAAGAAGGGCAGCGTGTCGGGCGTCCTGCGCACGCTCGGCTCGCTCGCGCCCGAGGAGCGCGCGGCGCTCGGCGCCGCGGCGAACGCGGCGAAGGCGCGCATCGAGGCGTGGGCCGACGCGCGCGAGGCGCAGCTGCGCGGCGCGCAGCAGGCCGCGGCGCTCGCGCAGCATCGCCTCGACGTGACGCTGCCGAGCGCCGGCGCGCCGCGCGGGCACATGCACCCCGTGAGCCGCATCGAGCTGGAGATGCAGCGCTTCTTCGCGGGCCTCGGCTACTCGCTCGAAGACGGCCCCGAGGTCGAGACCGACTGGAACAACTTCGGCGCGCTCAACTTCCCCGAGGACCACCCCGCGCGCGACACGCAAGACACGTTCTTCGTCGACGGCGGCCACTTGTTACGGACGCAGACCTCGAACGTCCAGATCCGCGGCATGACGGGGCGCAAGCCGCCCTTCCGCCTGATCACGACGGGCCGCGTCTATCGCCACGACCTCGACGCCACGCACTACCCGATGTTCCATCAGATCGAGGGCATCTGTGTCGGCCCGAACGTCACGTTCGGCGACCTCAAGGGCACGCTCTACGCCTTCGCCCGCCACGTGTTCGGGGCGAACACCGAGCTGCGCTTCCGTGCGCACTTCTTTCCCTTCACCGAGCCGAGCGCCGAGATGGACTTTCGCTGGGGCGATCGTTGGCTCGAGTGGGGCGGCTGCGGAATGATCCATCCGACCGTGCTGCGCAACTGCGGCATCGATCCCGACCAGCATCAGGGCTTCGCGTTCGGCATGGGCTTCGATCGCGTGGCGATGGATCGCTTCGGCATTCCGAACATCCAGCTCATGTTCGATGGCGACGTGCGCGTGCTGGAGCAGTTCTGA